One window of the Enterobacter huaxiensis genome contains the following:
- a CDS encoding alpha/beta hydrolase produces MKTFTQKLSVAMLLCASLSGVTTMSYAETTNPNAPVSMVTAWDKTFAESDKVDHRKVSFTNRYGITLVGDLYLPKNRGDRRLAAIAVSGPFGAVKEQSSGLYAQTLAENGFVTLAFDPSYTGESGGQPRNVASPDINTEDFSAAVDFLGLQKEVDRNRIGILGICGWGGMALNAASMDTRVKAVATSVMYDMSRAMGHGVGDGKDRYSATDRHAVLQYLNAQRWKDAESGTFAHGGHDIYVDENGKVTAADRILPEALPADPHPVLKEFYDYYRMPRGFHARSVNSTGAWTATTPLSFMNMPLLSYAGEIAIPTLIVTGENAHSRYFAEDAFNAVGSKHKELVIVPGANHVDLYDNVAGKIPFAQFEQFFKTSLK; encoded by the coding sequence ATGAAAACATTCACCCAGAAACTATCAGTTGCGATGCTGTTATGCGCATCATTAAGTGGAGTGACGACGATGAGTTATGCAGAAACCACCAACCCAAACGCACCCGTTTCGATGGTGACGGCCTGGGATAAAACCTTCGCCGAAAGCGACAAGGTCGACCACCGTAAGGTGTCCTTCACGAACCGATACGGCATCACCCTGGTGGGCGATCTGTATCTTCCTAAGAACCGTGGAGACCGCAGGCTGGCAGCGATTGCCGTCAGCGGGCCGTTTGGCGCGGTCAAAGAGCAGTCCAGCGGCCTCTACGCTCAGACGCTGGCTGAAAACGGGTTTGTGACGCTTGCGTTTGACCCTTCTTACACGGGCGAAAGCGGCGGCCAGCCGCGCAACGTTGCCTCGCCGGATATCAACACCGAGGACTTCAGCGCCGCGGTAGATTTCCTGGGGCTGCAGAAAGAGGTCGACCGTAACCGAATCGGCATTCTCGGCATCTGCGGCTGGGGCGGTATGGCGCTGAATGCGGCCTCCATGGATACCCGCGTGAAAGCGGTCGCTACCAGCGTGATGTACGACATGAGTCGCGCCATGGGCCACGGCGTGGGCGACGGTAAAGATCGTTATTCCGCGACCGACCGTCATGCCGTGCTGCAGTATCTGAACGCGCAGCGCTGGAAGGATGCCGAGAGCGGCACGTTTGCGCACGGCGGTCACGACATTTACGTCGATGAGAACGGCAAGGTCACTGCGGCAGACCGCATTCTGCCGGAAGCACTGCCTGCCGATCCGCACCCTGTGCTGAAGGAGTTTTATGATTATTATCGCATGCCGCGTGGCTTCCACGCGCGCTCCGTCAACTCTACCGGCGCCTGGACGGCAACAACCCCGCTGTCATTTATGAATATGCCGCTGCTGAGCTACGCCGGAGAGATCGCCATCCCGACGCTTATCGTCACGGGGGAAAACGCGCACTCACGCTATTTTGCTGAGGATGCGTTTAACGCCGTGGGCAGCAAACACAAAGAGCTGGTGATTGTTCCTGGCGCAAACCATGTCGACCTTTACGACAACGTTGCCG